The DNA segment GCACTCCTCAGCCAGAGGCCTCATGGGCTCCCCCACTGCTCGAGCCAGCACCCCCAGTGTCTCTGTGGAGGCAAGGGCTTGATTAGTACTGGGATGCAATGATGACAAGCCAGACGTGTGCAAGGCCAAGACCTGGGAGACTAAAGTCCGCAGCTCACGGGTGATTCAGGAATCCCACCTATTTCTTAGGTATCCTGGGAAGAGAAGATACTTGTGCCACCCTGGAGTAGATGTCCAGGAACGCCTCGGCCCTTCTCCGGCACCGGGCAGCGTGCCTAAGAGCCCCTTACTCACCCAGGCTCTGGATCTGCACAGGCTGCAGGTCCCCGTGGCCTGCCAACAGGAATTCCCGCAGGTGCTCCATGATGGTGGGGAAGTAGGGCAGTAGGGAGGCCTGGGCAGCTGTGGCTGTGGGACAGATAGAATCAGAGCTGGAGTGGGGATCAATGGGACCACCTGCCACAGGCTCTGGGAAAACCCTGTacccagcctcctgcctcctgctcctcaCCAATGGCCCCCAGGGCGCTCACGGCCAGCTCCTTGGCCCGGGGGCTGCTGGGATTCCTCAGAGGCTGTAACATACACTCCATCAACTCGGGAAGGTAGGGCTGCACTTTAGGACCTGTGGGAAAGGGCATTCCTCTAACACCTAGACGAGGTCTCCTACATTCTAAGCACCCCCTTGTGCCTTGGGCTGACCTCTACCATCCAGCCCAGGGTTCCTCTCCCTACCACAGACAGTGGTTCAGGGGGTTCCATGTCCCACCGCCTTCCTCCAGAGCTCTAGCTCTGTCTCCTCCTTTGCAATCTACCTAGGTTCTCCACGAAATTCTCCAGGGCATAGCAGGCTTTTGCAAGGTGGTTTGTGTGCCCGGGAGGCACTGACTTCAAGTAGGCAAGGAGCAGGGGCATCACGTCCCCGGAATAGCTGCTGATatggggctggggagagaaaggaggctCCGAGTCAGCTGACCAGGGGTGGGCCCTGCTTAAGTGTTAGTGGTGGCAGGGCGAGCTAAAGAGAGGAGGCTGAGGGGAAGCTGGTCCTGGAGATGGGTGGGGACTCTGCCACAGTGGCCACCAACATTCAGCCTCACTGACCTGGAGGTTCTCCGAGAACTGGCCCAAGGCAAAGAGCGCAGCGTTGCGCACCACTTGTGATGGGTCCTCCAGGCCTTTGCACACGATCTGCAGCAGTGGGGGCAGCAGTCTGGGTGGGGTGGAACAAGACGATGCAATCTGAGGGATAGGGCCAGAAAGCCTGAGGCTAAGCCCTCCTCATTTCCCCGGAGGAAACCAAGGCTTTCTCCGTCATCAATCAGTAGGCACCACCCGCTGGTCCCTATAGCTGAGGTGCctatttaaattatctttcaaaCCAAGGCACTTGAGACTGAGGGGAAATGCTTCTGATAATTAAGTTCCAACAAGACCAGGACCACCACGGACCATGTGGTAGTACTCCCCACAGCCTGCTCTCAATCCAGGGCAAAGGAAGAAACACCTCTGTCTGATGTGGTCACCAGCTCCATCGGACAGTACAGCCAGCACCAGGAGCCCAGCCTTACGCTGGTATGGTCTCTCACTCCGCAAGGCTTCTTCCAGCATGGGCATCTAGGGGAATAGTACTCTCCTGAAACCCTGCTGCAGGTCTGCCCAGCCCCACAGCAACCGGCCCTCCACATCTGCCAGGGCCCAAACATCCTGAGTGTCAGAAGACTTGGGGAGAAGGGCACCATAAGGACAGGGCCACACTTACCAGCAAGGGACAGAGCTTCTCAGGGGGCAAATGTAGTGCCAGCATGTCCACGACCTGAAAAAAGACAGGAAGACTTTGCAGGACTCCACCTCTGCCCCACAGCTACCTAACACCCCGTCCCTACCCATGTCCCATATCTCACCTGTACAGCAAAGTGCTTGGGAGTCTCTCCCACCAGCCCAATCTCCAGCTCTTCCTCTTCTGAATCCTGGTCCTCAGGATCCAGCTGGCCCAGGGCAGGCTCGGCAGCCATAATGGGGAAAAGTGTGTGTAGCAAGGGCGGCAGGAGACGATTCTTCAGTAAGGCCTTGAGAGGGAAAGGGGAACGGTGTCCCTGAGAATCTGCTGCTGAGATGGGAGTCACATTAAAAACTCTAACCTTcggctcctgggaggctcagtaggttaagcatccaactcttgattttgctcaggtcataatctcaaggttatgagattgagctctTCCTtgggcttcatgcccagcatggagtctacttgagattctctctcccactttctctGACCCTTCCCCCCGCTAGTGTGCAAAtggctctctctctaaagtaaataaatcttaaaaaaaaaaaaaaagaaagaaaaagaaaacagcctcCTATGCCACAAAGGGTCCAAGCAGGAAGACTCCCAAACTCCCAGCCAGGAGGTGGGGTGAGGCCAGATCAAGTTTTGAATACTTAAGCATACCCCTGAGATGAACAGAAAGCCAAGGAGTAAGGCAGAGGGTAGAAACGGGTGTGTGGTAATGTACATCAGAAAGTACTTACCTTGCTCTTGACTTTAACCAAGAAAGTGAGGCAGCAGAGAATACGTACGCGTATTGCATCACCCAGAGCCACGTTTCTAGCCACCTGCCCAGAGATGAACTTGAATCAGAGAGAAGCAAGGAAATTCCCAGCAAGCAGCAGAGGTGGTGCTCATCCCTGGCTCACCTCCAGGCAGAATGTGAGGACCTCAGAGAGGTGGGAGGTGATGATGGGCACCTCGGATTCCAGCAATTCATCCAGGGCCTCCACAGCCTCACAGGCCTTTGCCTGCCAGACAGACAAGTTATAGGATTACCATGCTCTTTTTTAGTGGACCAGCGTGTGCTCCTATACTCTCCTTCCAACAGAGCTCTTGCTTAAATGTTCTCACCTCATCTATAGGAATCAGAGTCTGCATAGCCACAATGAGCTTGGGCACCAACATCCGTGCGAGAGGCTAGAGGACAGAAAGCAGAACGGATGCTCATTCATCTCAGGCCCCTAAAGCTGGCAGCTTCCTCAAAGCCTGGACACAGGAGGAGCCCAGGTACAGCCACCCACAGTATCCCTTCTCAACTGTTAGGGAGGACAAATGgcaaggaaagaatctcaagtagctCTATATCCTGCAAGGGTGAGGACATGGGAGCCCAAGGCCAGAGAACCAGGGAAGGTGAGGACCCACATCTCACCACATCATCAGTGCCCAGGTAAGGGGCCATGGTGGTCAGAGTGCGCAGGGAGTAGAAGAGGAGCCCAGGAGAGCCCACCTCACCAAGGGTCTCATTCAGAAGCCGAAGGAGCTCCCGGTGGTGGGGTTGGAAGGCCTCAGGTCGGGAGGACACCACCACACTTAGCAGCAAAAGCCCCATCTGTCCAGGTATAGGggatgagagaaaaaaagtttatatggCCTATCCAGTCTCTCagttcctccttccctccctcccagccaccAACCGTGTGCTCATACCTCTCTCTCCGGGATGTGGGCGCTGTGGGTACTGTGCTGAAGAAGTTGCATGAGCTGAGGCCAGGCCTCCAGGCCTTCCTTTCGAAAAATGGTGGCTGAGAGCTGGGCCAGGCTAAGGCTCACAGAGTGCCTGCAAATAGGAGAGATTCCCCCCCACCCTCAATCACCCTCCAATACCCTCCCAACACACACTGGGCCTGTCTCCATGGGGTGGCCAGGACAGAAACCTCCAAGTGTGGGCAAGGGTCTTTGCCAAGTTGGGACACATAAGACGGTGGCTCATGGGGAGACCAGCAGCAAGGTGGGTATGTAATCTGGTGAGCCTAGTCTCACACTGAATTTCAGTTACATTTTTCTGATTCAGGTTTGGGAGACCATCATGGCCCACTCTCATGAAATTTACTCTTCAACACAATCTTAGAATCCTTGTTCCACTCTCCGTCTAGAACTGAAatcttctcccctccccaggccctgcctggAGCTGAAACACAAGGCAGAAACCCATAGCGGTCTCAGCCTGGAGTCAGTCAGGATCCCCAGAAGAGGCAGGTAGACACTTACTCAGTCTCTCTCTGAAGGGCGGTCAGGACTAGGGACTTGAGGCTGGAACACAGGTGGCAGGTGTGGGTACTTGGGCCGCCCAGCAGCCGCctccgcccggccccgccccggccccgccccggccccgcccacctctcccGAAGCTCGGCCGCCAGCCGTCGCCAGCGGGTGCTCAGTCGTCTGCGGGTCAGCACAGCCGCGAACTGGCGGATCTGAGGCGAAGAAGCACGCCTGTGAGGGTCCGGCAGGAAGGTGCCGAGCAGGGGGCAAGCCGGGGCTTGACCGGTGGCGTACTATGGGGACGcctggcggggaggggcaggagccTCACCTGAGGGTCGGCCGCCGAGGCGAGCAGGTCGCAGAGGGCGGGCAGGGCGGCCGGGTCGCGAAGAGCGGTCTGGAGCTGCTCGGTGGCCTGGGGGAGATGTCCGGGGGTCAGAGTCGGGCCTTTCCCACCGCCTCCCATTCGCCCCGGCCGGGTCCCCCGCCTGTCCCGTACCCGGCGGATGCGCTCGGTGTCCGGCAGCAGCAGCTCCCGCAGGAGCTGCTCCAGGCCCGCAGGCTCCATGGCAGCAGCCGAGCCGCCGCTCCTGGgccgggaggggggagggacagcACGTGGAGGCCTGAAACCCACTTCCGGCGGAAAAGGCGTTGCTCCGGGCCCCTCCCGTCGCCAGGGTGATTCGACTCGTTTCCCACTCGGAGCTCCGGCTTCGCCACTTCCGCCCGCTGCGCCGCCGACACGGGCCCTGGCAGTGCAGGTTCCCCCAGCGGAGAGTCCCAAGCGCCGCGGAGAACTCGCGTTCCGTGCATTCCGCGGCCGACCGGGCTTTCTAGGGAACAGTGCCCTTAACGGCAGGCCTCGAATTCCTATATCCAGACCAAACCCTCCAACTACAGGAccctttttcttaataaattttattttgataattgtaAAAAGAAAGATCAGGACCAAGACTAAAGGCAACTTAAAAAGTTCAAATATATACTCCTTATATAATAGAGATTTGTAATTCCAGGCCCTCCCGGGGGAAGGGAGGCCCAAAGGGCAAAGGGGAAGGCAGCAATGCCATCACACAATTCAGCCACTCAATCAGAAGAGATCAATGGGCCCCTGGACGTGAAGAATGGGAGAGAAGTGCAACAGTTTTGCCACCCAAAACTCAGTCCATCTTGAGGTTAACATAGATATAACGGATGAactttagggaagaaaaaaaggagatggtGCCTAGCATGAGGAAGAAGACATAACCAGTGAGTAAGGAGTAACCAAAAAACTCTACTGTCTGTACTGCCCCTGACATGTTAGAGCGCCGGGCATAGTAGAAAACTGAGTAGAGGAAGATGAAGAGCCCAGTGGAGCCAACGCTCAGCACAGATCGCCACCACCAGCGGTAATCCTCCCCAGACAACTGGAAGTAGGTGAGTGCAATGGAGATGCAAGCCCCCACGCTCAGCAGGATGGCGAAGACAAAGAAGAGGATGCCATACAAAGTGTACTGTTCCCGACCCCATACTGTGGCAAAGATGTAGTACAGCTCCACAGAGATGGCACTGTGAAGAGAAGAGACAATACACAGCATTAAAGGGCTGTGTGCTGCCAGCACAGTTACCGGGGCACTGTGGAAAAGTGGGTCCACTCCACTCCCTGCCCTGGAGTTCCTGGCTTGTTGGGGACTCCTCCAACCATGACTAGCTGTGTTCATCTCAAGAATACCTTCCCTAATCTGTTGAGAGCAAGGATCTTGTCCGTTTTATTTTCTGCTGTATTACTCGCCTGGCACTAAAGGTACTCAACAAATTGAATGAGCAATCATATGggcttcaagccccacatggtgCTTGTGGACACTAATGTCAGAAACCAGAAAGGTGGTGGAAGGAGCAATGTCTCTGGAGAGCTTTCTAAGTGAGACAGCCTCATCTGTTTGAACTAATTCAAGCTAAAGTCCTGCTTGGAGCAAGGAGGACCCATTTAATGATCTCTAAATGGTACAGCTGAACCAGGGATTATCATTCTTATTGGGTTAGGGTACTGGGGAAAGAAAAGCCAGGAACCTGAGTGATGGCCATGGCCTAAAGGGAGGATACCTGAAAGGCAGGAAGCCTCCAACAGTCATGTGGATGAGCGTAGACTTGTACCAGGGCTGCGGTGGGAT comes from the Canis aureus isolate CA01 chromosome 9, VMU_Caureus_v.1.0, whole genome shotgun sequence genome and includes:
- the IPO4 gene encoding importin-4, with protein sequence MEPAGLEQLLRELLLPDTERIRRATEQLQTALRDPAALPALCDLLASAADPQIRQFAAVLTRRRLSTRWRRLAAELRESLKSLVLTALQRETEHSVSLSLAQLSATIFRKEGLEAWPQLMQLLQHSTHSAHIPEREMGLLLLSVVVSSRPEAFQPHHRELLRLLNETLGEVGSPGLLFYSLRTLTTMAPYLGTDDVPLARMLVPKLIVAMQTLIPIDEAKACEAVEALDELLESEVPIITSHLSEVLTFCLEVARNVALGDAIRVRILCCLTFLVKVKSKALLKNRLLPPLLHTLFPIMAAEPALGQLDPEDQDSEEEELEIGLVGETPKHFAVQVVDMLALHLPPEKLCPLLMPMLEEALRSERPYQRKAGLLVLAVLSDGAGDHIRQRLLPPLLQIVCKGLEDPSQVVRNAALFALGQFSENLQPHISSYSGDVMPLLLAYLKSVPPGHTNHLAKACYALENFVENLGPKVQPYLPELMECMLQPLRNPSSPRAKELAVSALGAIATAAQASLLPYFPTIMEHLREFLLAGHGDLQPVQIQSLETLGVLARAVGEPMRPLAEECCQLGLGLCDQVDDPDLRRCTYSLFAALSGLMGEGLAPHLPQITTLMLLSLRSTEGIVPQYDGSRSFLLFDDESDGEEEEELMDKDEEEEEDSEISGYSVENAFFDEKEDACAALGEISVNTSVAFLPYVESVFEEVFKLLECPHLNVRKAAHEALGQFCCALHKACQSCPSEPNTAALQAALARVLPSYIQAVSEERERQVVMAVLEALTSVLRGCGPLALQPPGRLAELCGMLRAVLQRKTACQDTDEEEEEEDQAEYDAMLLEHAGEAIPALAAAVGGDTFAPFFASFLPLLLCKTKQGCTVAEKSFAVGTLAESIQGLGGASAQFVSRLLPVLLSTAREADPEVRSNAIFGLGVLAEHGGRPAQEYFPKLLGLLLPLLARERHDRVRDNICGALARLLMAGPTRKPEPQVLAALLHALPLKEDLEEWVTIGHLFSFLYQSSPDQVVDVAPELLRICSLILADDKIPADTKAALLLLLTFLARQHTDSFHLALGSLPGDKAQELQAVLGLT